The Zingiber officinale cultivar Zhangliang chromosome 10A, Zo_v1.1, whole genome shotgun sequence genome contains a region encoding:
- the LOC122027802 gene encoding protein trichome birefringence-like 19 yields MKPHATTVQLFKQFLNLFSLFAFFLSLLALLHFSYRHLPFQFNFYSSSLSPSPSSFVLPQSLSPFPSPSSVLTSSNLSSPSSAVSVGSSIGASYRAEEDCDISKGEWVRESATEDYYYSNTSCRMIQDHQNCMKYGRPDVDFLRWRWRPDDCELPRFDPRWFLELVRGTSVAFVGDSLARNQMQSLLCLLSTVAHPEDISSSKDTQDRRLFYGDYNFTVAIFWTPFLVKSYDAGGEYTHVFLDEVDEWAGPHLAAFDYLILSSGTWWTRPCIYFKNRSPFACNYCGSPAAANLTHLGLYEANGAAFRAALDALRWYQGAVFLRTFSPSHFEGGPWNAGARCDRRQPEAGWRLQGMELELYRTQVEEFRKAKRKMWVLDVTSAMVMRPDGHSDVYGHPPEKRVEMKHDCVHWCLPGPVDVWNELWLYMLSQRQSQLAKTVGG; encoded by the exons atgaagcctcaTGCTACGACGGTGCAGCTTTTCAAGCAATTCCTCAACCTCTTTTCCCTCTtcgccttcttcctctccctcctcGCCCTCCTCCATTTCTCTTATCGCCACTTGCCCTTCCAATTCAACTTCTATTCCTCCTCCCTCTCTCCATCTCCCTCTTCTTTTGTTCTTCCCCAATCTCTGTCTCCTTTTCCCTCTCCCTCCTCTGTTTTGACTTCATCAAATTTGTCATCTCCTTCCTCCGCCGTCAGCGTCGGCAGCAGTATTGGTGCAAGCTACAGAGCGGAGGAGGATTGCGATATATCTAAGGGCGAATGGGTGCGCGAGTCAGCAACAGAAGATTACTACTACAGTAACACCAGTTGCCGCATGATCCAAGACCACCAGAATTGCATGAAGTATGGGCGGCCGGACGTGGACTTCCTCCGGTGGCGGTGGCGGCCGGACGACTGCGAGCTCCCCCGCTTTGACCCGCGGTGGTTCCTCGAGCTCGTCAGGGGGACGTCGGTGGCGTTCGTCGGAGATTCCCTGGCCAGGAACCAAATGCAATCGTTGCTCTGCCTCTTGTCAACG GTGGCTCATCCGGAGGACATCTCGAGCTCGAAAGACACACAGGACCGGCGCCTCTTCTACGGCGACTACAACTTCACCGTCGCCATCTTCTGGACGCCGTTTCTGGTGAAAAGCTACGACGCGGGCGGCGAATACACCCACGTTTTCTTGGATGAGGTCGACGAATGGGCTGGACCCCACCTGGCCGCCTTTGACTACCTTATCCTCTCCTCCGGTACCTGGTGGACCCGCCCCTGCATATACTTCAAGAACCGCTCGCCCTTCGCCTGCAACTACTGCGGGTCTCCCGCCGCCGCCAACCTGACCCACCTCGGCCTCTACGAGGCCAACGGGGCGGCGTTCCGGGCGGCGCTGGACGCCCTGCGGTGGTACCAGGGCGCGGTGTTCCTGCGCACGTTCTCGCCGTCGCACTTCGAAGGCGGCCCGTGGAATGCGGGAGCGCGCTGCGATCGGAGGCAGCCGGAAGCGGGGTGGCGGTTGCAGGGGATGGAGCTGGAGTTGTACAGGACGCAGGTGGAGGAGTTCCGGAAGGCGAAAAGGAAGATGTGGGTGCTGGACGTGACGAGCGCGATGGTGATGCGGCCTGACGGGCACTCGGACGTGTACGGTCATCCGCCGGAGAAGCGCGTGGAGATGAAGCATGACTGCGTGCACTGGTGCTTGCCGGGGCCGGTGGACGTCTGGAACGAGCTCTGGCTTTATATGTTGAGCCAGAGACAGAGTCAGCTAGCCAAGACAGTAGGAGGGTAG